From Schizosaccharomyces pombe strain 972h- genome assembly, chromosome: II, the proteins below share one genomic window:
- the pfl3 gene encoding DIPSY family glycoprotein, which produces MSLFPQILLRLLFLAFTLKSTSNAEKHDKVDYKDFVRRDDGDTCLRYTTIYSQGEYETTITIPPNSYSNGVSLSNGTLLSTSSPLISTSGQFTSNNVSTTSSQRHNTKTITFFSGTSDYTSVYYDTTGTDDVVYEYHPSSERHKSTNDTWSTNLPTNPTTTAIYSTSGSSNITTPYSNRITNSNTSVNDITSKYLSVGTITLTTISGSDLYTSTFPANGTTSGTVEVVIPTAGTVTETAVSGSELYTSTFPANGTTSGTVEVVIPTAGTRTVTKISGSKFFTTTTDASGTVSGTVEVVLPTAGTNTMTVVSGSRFFTSVVSASGTVSGEQVIVYPTAGMVTETIVSGSEIFNTTYPASGTRTGTVEVVIPTAGTVTETEISGSELYTSTFPANGTTSGTVEVVIPTAGTRTVTKISGSKFFTTTTDASGTVSGTVEVVLPTAGTNTMTVVSGSRFFTSVVSASGTVSGEHIIVEPTAGVVTETVVSGSVGYTTTYPAHDTVSGTVEVVEPTAGVVTETVVSGSVGYTTAYPAHDTVSGTVEVVEPTAGVVTETVVSGSVGYTTTYPAHDTVSGTVEVVEPTAGVVTETVVSGSVGYTTTYPAHDTVSGTVEVVEPTAGVVTETVVSGSVGYTTTYPAHDTVSGTVEVVEPTAGVVTETVVSGSVGYTTTYPAHDTVSGTVEVVEPTAGVVTETVVSGSVGYTTTYPAHDTVSGTVEVVEPTAGVVTETVVSGSVGYTTTYPAHDTVSGTVEVVEPTAGVVTETVVSGSVGYTTTYPVQGTVSGTVMIVEPTAGYVTVTTSLGSSSYATTVATASGTSTGTVLQVVPSLFPGCNSKCTSSNAFRILVENDSISPSYLTYRESDGFGIASSNPSPAGSEGIFYYDSTLKRVVTCCDERPYYRTMEGDLAKTYFFIEDEGDGTYKFKLTYGAFSEYLDVKILADSTFFFKAMDSSSSTILNQKVRASNVYFKAVPL; this is translated from the coding sequence ATGAGCCTGTTTCCCCAAATTCTACTAAGGCTTCTCTTTCTTGCATTTACACTAAAATCGACTTCTAATGCAGAGAAGCATGACAAGGTAGATTATAAGGATTTTGTGCGCCGGGACGATGGCGACACATGTCTGCGATATACTACTATTTATTCGCAAGGCGAGTACGAAACAACAATTACCATTCCCCCCAACTCTTATAGTAATGGCGTAAGCCTATCCAACGGGACATTGTTAAGTACTTCTTCGCCTTTGATATCAACAAGTGGTCAATTTACTTCTAATAATGTTTCAACAACCTCTTCTCAGCGACATAATACGAAGACAATTACATTCTTCAGTGGAACTTCTGATTATACGTCTGTCTATTATGATACTACAGGGACCGATGATGTTGTGTACGAGTATCATCCATCGTCAGAGAGGCATAAATCAACTAACGATACCTGGTCAACCAATTTGCCTACAAATCCGACGACAACTGCTATTTACTCAACATCAGGATCGTCAAATATTACAACGCCGTATTCCAATCGCATCACCAATTCAAATACCAGCGTTAATGATATTACATCAAAATATCTATCGGTAGGGACAATCACCTTAACTACGATTTCTGGATCTGACTTGTATACTTCCACATTTCCTGCCAATGGAACTACTAGTGGTACAGTTGAAGTTGTGATACCCACTGCTGGAACAGTTACTGAAACAGCCGTTTCTGGATCTGAATTGTATACTTCCACATTCCCCGCCAATGGAACTACTAGTGGTACTGTTGAGGTAGTAATCCCTACTGCCGGAACCCGTACTGTTACTAAAATTTCCGGTTCAAAGTTCTTTACCACTACTACGGATGCTAGTGGCACTGTGAGTGGAACTGTAGAGGTTGTTTTGCCTACCGCTGGTACGAACACTATGACTGTAGTGTCTGGTTCAAGGTTTTTTACTAGTGTAGTTTCTGCTAGTGGAACAGTCAGCGGTGAACAGGTTATTGTTTACCCTACTGCTGGTATGGTGACTGAAACCATTGTTTCAGGATctgaaatatttaatactACGTATCCTGCTAGTGGAACAAGGACGGGCACAGTTGAAGTTGTGATACCCACTGCTGGTACTGTCACTGAAACCGAGATTTCTGGTTCTGAATTGTATACTTCCACATTCCCTGCCAATGGAACTACTAGTGGTACTGTTGAGGTAGTAATCCCTACTGCCGGAACCCGTACTGTTACTAAAATTTCCGGTTCAAAGTTCTTTACCACTACTACGGATGCTAGTGGCACTGTGAGTGGAACTGTAGAGGTTGTTTTGCCTACCGCTGGTACGAACACTATGACTGTAGTGTCTGGTTCAAGGTTTTTTACTAGTGTAGTTTCTGCTAGTGGAACAGTCAGCGGTGAACATATCATTGTTGAACCTACTGCTGGTGTTGTTACTGAAACGGTTGTTTCTGGATCAGTTGGATATACTACTACATATCCGGCTCATGACACTGTTTCAGGAACGGTTGAGGTTGTTGAACCTACTGCTGGTGTTGTTACTGAAACGGTTGTTTCTGGATCGGTTGGATATACTACTGCATATCCCGCACATGACACTGTTTCAGGAACGGTTGAGGTTGTTGAACCTACTGCTGGTGTTGTTACTGAAACGGTTGTTTCTGGATCGGTTGGATATACTACTACATATCCCGCACATGACACTGTTTCAGGAACGGTTGAGGTTGTTGAACCTACTGCTGGTGTTGTTACTGAAACGGTTGTTTCTGGATCGGTTGGATATACTACTACATATCCCGCACATGACACTGTTTCAGGAACGGTTGAGGTTGTTGAACCTACTGCTGGTGTTGTTACTGAAACGGTTGTTTCTGGATCGGTTGGATATACTACTACATATCCCGCACATGACACTGTTTCAGGAACGGTTGAGGTTGTTGAACCTACTGCTGGTGTTGTTACTGAAACGGTTGTTTCTGGATCAGTTGGATATACTACTACATATCCGGCTCATGACACTGTTTCAGGAACGGTTGAGGTTGTTGAACCTACTGCTGGTGTTGTTACTGAAACGGTTGTTTCTGGATCGGTTGGATATACTACTACATATCCGGCTCATGACACTGTTTCAGGAACGGTTGAGGTTGTTGAACCTACTGCTGGCGTTGTTACTGAAACGGTTGTTTCTGGATCGGTTGGATATACTACTACATATCCGGCTCATGACACTGTTTCAGGAACGGTTGAGGTTGTTGAACCGACTGCTGGTGTTGTTACTGAAACGGTTGTTTCTGGATCAGTTGGATATACTACCACATATCCTGTACAGGGTACAGTATCGGGAACTGTAATGATCGTTGAACCTACTGCTGGGTATGTTACTGTTACAACTTCATTGGGCTCTAGTTCGTATGCTACTACCGTGGCTACAGCTTCGGGTACGTCTACTGGTACTGTATTACAAGTGGTACCTTCTTTATTCCCTGGCTGTAATAGCAAATGTACCAGCAGTAATGCATTCCGTATTCTTGTCGAAAACGATTCAATCTCTCCTTCTTACCTGACTTACCGGGAATCTGACGGATTTGGTATTGCTAGTTCGAACCCTTCGCCCGCCGGTTCTGAAGGAATTTTCTACTACGATAGTACTTTGAAGCGGGTTGTTACATGTTGTGATGAAAGACCTTATTACCGTACTATGGAGGGTGATCTTGCCAAAACTTACTTTTTCATTGAGGATGAAGGAGATGGAACTTACAAGTTTAAGCTTACTTACGGCGCATTTTCCGAATATTTAgatgttaaaattttggcTGACAgcactttctttttcaaagccATGGATTCATCGTCATCTACTATTTTGAATCAAAAAGTTCGTGCATCAAATGTTTACTTTAAGGCTGTGCCTTTATAA
- a CDS encoding spermidine family transporter, giving the protein MKENDHLNSVSSSEIEKCDEDVEEELYSYPDSDFLVTFNGEDDPEKPLNWPVSIKLLNTALYGLTTFAAQFNSTTMSPTTSHLVNAYPIGHEVAVLPTCLYILGIAFGPMIFAPFSEVNGRKIGVLVPFFLSILFTIGTASSDSVAAIMCTRFFAGLFAGAPVVSSGGVMADLWCPAQRGTALIFYAFFVVSGADFGPIISSLVTEHSDTAWRWPLWTIVIIECFILTLDVFLIKETFGPVILATKAKNLRLTTKNWGLHAAHDEYRLDFKEFVTLHLVRPFAMLATPIVFFIAMFASYVYGILYLVLTTIPYTFGMTKNWQGTISTLPMIAMFTGVVIGGSFNIMWNQRYAKLITANGGKPLPEQRLPLMMAVGWLMPAGIFVFAWTNSPNIHWIAPFIGISMMGAGFFVIFQGCLNYLVDTFTKFAASAIAANTFTRSIFAGTFPLFSEIMFKKLGVHWGGSLVGFIALGMIPIPFIFYMMGDKLRRKNRFIKLIT; this is encoded by the coding sequence atgaaagaaaatgatcATTTGAACAGCGTCTCATCCTCCGAAATAGAGAAGTGCGATGAAGACGTTGAGGAGGAATTATACTCCTATCCTGACAGCGATTTTCTTGTAACATTCAATGGCGAAGACGATCCTGAGAAACCGTTGAATTGGCCAGTTTCAATTAAACTATTGAATACAGCACTTTATGGATTGACAACATTTGCTGCACAGTTCAATAGTACTACCATGTCACCTACTACTTCTCATCTCGTCAATGCATATCCAATTGGTCATGAGGTTGCCGTTTTACCCACTTGTTTATACATTTTGGGGATCGCATTTGGTCCTATGATTTTTGCGCCCTTCTCTGAAGTGAATGGGAGAAAAATCGGCGTCTTAGTTCCTTTTTTCCTGTCCATTCTCTTCACAATAGGAACTGCCAGCTCTGACAGCGTGGCGGCCATCATGTGTACACGATTTTTTGCTGGCCTGTTTGCTGGCGCCCCTGTCGTATCTTCAGGAGGTGTGATGGCGGATCTTTGGTGCCCGGCACAGAGAGGTACTGCGTTGATTTTCTATGCGTTTTTCGTCGTTAGTGGAGCTGACTTTGGTCCTATTATCAGTAGCCTGGTTACTGAACACTCGGATACTGCGTGGAGATGGCCGCTATGGACAATTGTAATTATTGAGTGTTTTATCCTGACACTCGACGTATTCCTCATTAAAGAAACCTTTGGCCCAGTCATCTTGGCTACGAAGGCTAAAAACTTGAGGCTGACTACAAAGAACTGGGGCTTACATGCTGCTCATGATGAATATAGATTGGATTTTAAGGAATTTGTGACGCTGCATCTTGTGCGACCCTTTGCAATGTTGGCTACTCCAATCGTCTTTTTCATCGCAATGTTTGCCAGTTATGTCTACGGTATCCTTTATTTAGTTTTGACGACAATTCCTTATACCTTTGGAATGACGAAAAATTGGCAAGGCACAATTTCTACTCTTCCAATGATTGCCATGTTTACTGGAGTCGTAATCGGAGGTTCGTTCAACATCATGTGGAATCAGCGGTACGCAAAGTTAATCACTGCAAATGGTGGTAAACCACTACCGGAGCAAAGGCTCCCACTAATGATGGCAGTAGGTTGGCTGATGCCTGCTGGTATATTTGTATTTGCTTGGACGAATTCCCCCAATATACATTGGATTGCTCCGTTTATTGGGATTTCGATGATGGGAGCTGGCTTCTTCGTGATATTTCAAGGATGTTTAAATTACCTGGTTGATACATTCACCAAGTTTGCGGCTTCTGCCATCGCTGCAAACACTTTTACAAGGTCAATTTTCGCAGGTACTTTTCCGTTGTTTTCTGAAATTATGTTCAAAAAGCTTGGCGTTCATTGGGGAGGAAGTTTGGTCGGATTTATCGCTCTTGGCATGATTCCCAttcctttcattttttacatgATGGGTGATAAGCTGCGACGCAAAAATCGCTTCATCAAGCTAATCACTTAG
- the hsp3103 gene encoding ThiJ domain protein, glyoxylase III — translation MPAKTRNVLIACSDYYGPFYKDGENTGAFFLELLHPYLVFRDACFNVDIVTESGKIQFDDHSVAGPAIDKGSKGEEFLSYDDHIASGPELSKAEKYVLENKDDMFWRIVQNSKTADEVNPDKYDIFFVAGGHATLFDFPKATNLQKLGTSIYENGGVVAAVCHGPTLLPFMKRQTSDGSVSIVCGKDVTAFDRVAEDKSKLMEALKKYNLEVLDDMLNDAGANFIKSPNPFGDFVIADGRLVTGSNPASATSTAKTALRVL, via the coding sequence ATGCCTGCTAAAACTAGAAATGTCTTAATTGCTTGCTCTGATTATTATGGACCATTTTATAAAGATGGTGAGAATACTggagcattttttttagaattgtTACATCCTTATTTGGTATTTAGAGATGCTTGTTTCAATGTTGACATTGTTACTGAATCAGGGAAAATCCAATTCGATGATCATTCAGTAGCAGGTCCGGCAATTGACAAGGGATCTAAGGGTGAAGAGTTTTTGAGCTATGATGATCACATCGCAAGTGGCCCTGAGCTATCCAAAGctgaaaaatatgttttggaaaataagGATGATATGTTTTGGAGGATTGTGCAAAATTCCAAAACCGCCGACGAAGTGAATCCTGACAAGTATGACATTTTCTTCGTAGCAGGAGGACATGCCACTCTATTTGATTTTCCAAAAGCTacaaatttgcaaaaactTGGTACTTCCATTTATGAAAATGGGGGAGTAGTAGCTGCCGTGTGCCATGGTCCTACATTACTTCCATTCATGAAGCGTCAAACGTCCGACGGCTCTGTTTCAATTGTCTGTGGTAAAGATGTTACCGCCTTCGATAGGGTGGCCGAGGATAAATCCAAACTTATGGAAGCGCTGAAAAAATACAACTTGGAGGTTTTGGACGATATGTTGAATGATGCAGGAGCCAACTTTATCAAGTCACCAAACCCATTCGGTGATTTTGTAATAGCAGATGGAAGATTAGTTACTGGTTCCAATCCTGCAAGTGCTACATCTACGGCGAAAACGGCTTTGCGTGTTTTGTAA
- the rrp1402 gene encoding ribosome biogenesis protein Rrp14-C: METTEGKNDLRAKLAEKIQTFRSQRKATEKVDRALLLQRRKEKAKARAEAKKLAKKESKAKQESKVAAYDTGNSSDNIADEENDNHKSTITYGTLIVGDDKFSNGKLKVAGKKRGPTDVFGALKHLEAKKRRIESMDEEKRRKIEESDKWHRVLLQAEGKKLKDNEQLLKKSIRRKEKEKKKSSDAWKERKDNEKKAMLMRQQRREENLKKRRESKKSKKGKAPKKKKPSKKK, encoded by the coding sequence ATGGAAACAActgaaggaaaaaatgaCTTACGAGCAAAGCTTGCTGAAAAGATTCAGACATTTCGCTCTCAAAGAAAAGCTACTGAAAAAGTAGACCGTGCTCTACTTTTACAGCgcagaaaagaaaaggcaAAAGCTCGTGCTGAAGCGAAGAAGTTAGCTAAAAAGGAGTCAAAGGCTAAACAGGAATCAAAAGTGGCAGCTTATGACACTGGGAACTCTTCTGATAACATTGCTGACGAGGAAAATGACAACCACAAGAGCACTATTACTTATGGTACTTTAATAGTCGGAGATGACAAATTCTCGAATGGTAAACTAAAAGTTGCCGGAAAAAAGCGAGGTCCTACTGATGTCTTTGGCGCTCTAAAGCATTTGGAAGCCAAGAAACGCCGTATTGAAAGCATGGACGAAGagaaaaggagaaaaattgaagaaagtGATAAATGGCATAGAGTTTTGCTTCAGGCAGAAGGGAAAAAACTCAAAGATAACGAGCAATTGCTTAAAAAGAGCATTCGTCgcaaagaaaaggaaaagaaaaagtctTCAGACGCTTGGAAGGAAAGGAAGGacaacgaaaaaaaagcaatgtTAATGCGGCAGCAACGtagagaagaaaatttgaaaaaacgtagagaaagtaaaaagtcTAAGAAGGGGAAGGcaccaaaaaagaagaagccatccaagaaaaaatag
- the hip4 gene encoding histone H3.3-H4 chaperone, HIR complex subunit Hip4, with the protein MSLLSGDQRIICLEIPLQGKENVHINFAKEVEKLYGPSVQENSKKNDLSDSADSEGESTHVDEQQAANGAADGTQTIKKKKRKRRYADEYYDRTDPFIDDAELYIEEKAAATKDGFFVFSGPLVAEGDTVKIERSKKTKKKKKTSLSNATHPAPAVSAVVASADASFDDSRDIESEDEQPLRTLSIEMAAKNALKEAKRENAKVPKDVSKKEAKTTKSKEKATKKTSSSVPKQSTGENTKKAVKLETPLTSTPPIPPLSEPKHSPATVNEHISPPSALTNPSTEELKPSTSLPIDQGNASVVSKPTQQVSIVLSQNASLPVDEHQAEPEKSIPTSSIP; encoded by the coding sequence ATGTCGCTTTTGTCTGGCGACCAACGAATTATTTGCTTGGAAATTCCTTTGCAAGGCAAAGAAAACGTAcatattaattttgcaaaagaagTGGAAAAACTTTATGGACCCTCTGTTCAGgagaattcaaaaaaaaatgatctTTCAGACTCAGCGGATTCTGAGGGCGAAAGTACACATGTTGATGAGCAACAAGCAGCTAATGGGGCGGCCGATGGTACACAGAccataaagaaaaagaaaaggaaaaggagGTACGCTGACGAATACTACGATAGAACAGATCCCTTTATTGATGATGCTGAGCTCTACATTGAAGAGAAGGCTGCCGCTACCAAAGAtggattttttgtatttagCGGTCCACTCGTGGCCGAAGGAGATACTGTGAAAATCGAAAGATCAAAGAAGactaagaaaaagaagaaaacatCTTTATCCAATGCTACACACCCTGCGCCAGCTGTCTCTGCGGTGGTGGCTTCAGCGGATGCTAGCTTTGACGATAGTAGGGATATTGAATCTGAGGACGAGCAGCCATTAAGGACTTTGTCCATTGAAATGGCTGCTAAGAATGCTTTAAAAGAGGCAAAACGGGAAAATGCAAAGGTTCCCAAGGATGTCTCTAAGAAGGAAGCAAAAACAACGAAAAGCAAAGAGAAAGCCACAAAAAAGACATCCTCTTCAGTGCCCAAACAAAGTACGGGAGAAAATACCAAAAAGGCTGTTAAACTTGAGACACCTCTTACATCTACACCCCCTATACCACCTCTCTCTGAACCAAAGCATTCTCCCGCTACTGTTAATGAGCACATTTCTCCTCCAAGTGCTTTAACTAATCCTTCTACGGAGGAACTCAAACCTTCGACCTCCCTACCTATTGATCAGGGCAATGCTTCTGTCGTTTCGAAACCTACTCAACAAGTAAGCATCGTTCTTTCTCAGAATGCATCCTTACCCGTTGATGAACATCAAGCTGAACCAGAGAAATCAATTCCAACTAGTAGCATCCCATAA
- the dsc1 gene encoding ubiquitin-protein ligase E3 gives MDRRRWVPSTPVVTLLLLFMLFAPAPRLPSRNGESSEKSIKAEKRAFSEIKNATFLNIPERVEHSLTFPTEIWETRDGLFEEPVGKGDSHLNHTSVMTGNWNILPYPSFGKVSPNVTWHTTLRNIVMSQSGRFSANLYEYVDGNSDGISFVLNLENNNDTSVYHMTFHGDRVKPINVFLGSTDVTPNFGGVDVIPWLLKDSPYKDAPPLDGTEYFPLLQNRSLERIETRLQDAQTVGWSPLVFEEEEVTCSAFVFLHNKNTGLDKETLKAIENEFYHPQGVSTQKMPEVFVSGLVYSPDCNVAFTFSNTKGPRNFVLENHLVRFSSLYIFIVLSQIFVLLRQMRINSPSHVQRLSFLTIAMQAGLDAYIAIFFLSTNAVIEKGYLPFVSVAFLSLVPSVMFTMRYLALILRVQNSNMPPPAPRPVTNNSSNNNTNQSNASNENSPNAPSAANDNTETTTVNPPQEDDQPMTQHERDQRDWSAVCLRFYFIILVVCIASLYSAFWPVIYRFYFISALIFTSYSFWIPQIIQNVKQGTSRSFTWTYILGASVLRLYLPLAIFIDSELILGFPPKYFFALGLVLWMLFQVLVLLVQDTLGPRFFLPKKFFLSSPVYDYHPVIQQDDLEAFMRDANVCPICMQPIELVSTGSTLNPASMMVRRNYMLTPCHHLYHRQCLLQWMETRSICPVCRCHLPAV, from the exons ATGGACCGTCGTCGGTGGGTTCCTTCAACGCCGGTAGTGACATTGCTATTGCTGTTTATGTTATTTGCACCGGCTCCTAGACTACCTTCAAGAAATGGAGAATCATCAGAAAAGAGTATTAAGGCTGAGAAAAGGGCTTTCTCTGAGATTAAAAATGCGAcgtttttaaatattccCGAAAGAGTGGAACATTCGTTAACATTTCCAACCGAAATTTGGGAGACCAGAGACGGTTTGTTTGAGGAACCTGTGGGAAAGGGGGATAGCCATTTAAATCACACTTCTGTAATGACAGGGAATTGGAATATTCTTCCGTACCCTTCGTTTGGAAAAGTTTCTCCAAATGTCACATGGCACACAACGTTGCGAAACATCGTTATGTCTCAATCTGGTAGATTTTCTGCCAATCTTTACGAATATGTGGACGGAAATTCCGATGGAATCAGTTTTGTCctaaatttagaaaataataatgataCATCCGTATACCATATGACCTTTCATGGAGATAGGGTAAAACCTATAAACGTTTTTCTTGGATCTACCGATGTCACACCTAATTTCGGCGGTGTTGATGTTATCCCTTGGCTCTTAAAGGATTCGCCCTACAAAGATGCACCTCCCTTAGATGGTACTGAATATTTCCCGCTACTTCAAAATAGGTCTCTTGAAAGGATTGAGACTCGATTACAGGATGCACAAACAGTTGGTTGGTCACCACTTGTAtttgaggaagaagaagtgACTTGTAGCGCTTTTGTGTTTCTTCACAACAAAAATACAGGTTTGGACAAGGAAACTTTGAAGGCCATTGAGAATGAATTTTACCATCCCCAAGGCGTTTCAACCCAAAAAATGCCAGAGGTGTTTGTTTCTGGACTAGTTTATTCCCCAGACTGTAATGTTGCTTtcactttttcaaataccAAAGGTCCTCGTAATTTTGTCCTTGAAAATCATCTTGTTcgcttttcttctttatatattttcatcGTTCTTTCCCAAATATTTGTTCTCTTGCGACAGATGCGTATAAATTCACCTTCCCACGTTCAGCGACTATCATTTTTAACTATTGCTATGCAAGCCGGATTGGACGCCTACATcgctatttttttcttgagtACAAACGCTGTGATTGAGAAAGGCTATCTTCCATTTGTATCTGTTGCCTTTCTTTCGTTGGTTCCTTCTGTTATGTTCACTATGCGCTATCTAGCTTTAATACTTCGCGTTCAAAATTCCAATATGCCACCTCCAGCGCCACGTCCTGTCACTAATAACAGCAGTAATAATAACACTAATCAGTCCAACGCTTCGAACGAAAACTCTCCCAATGCGCCATCAGCCGCGAATGATAATACCGAAACTACGACAGTTAATCCACCTCAAGAAGATGACCAACCTATGACTCAGCATGAACGGGACCAGCGTGATTGGTCTGCTGTCTGTCTTCGGTTctattttatcattttgGTTGTTTGCATTGCATCCCTTTATTCTGCTTTTTGGCCTGTCATCTACAGATTTTACTTTATATCTGCGCTCATATTTACTAGTTACTCTTTTTGGATCCCCCAAATTATCCAAAACGTAAAGCAGGGTACCTCCCGTAGCTTTACGTGGACTTACATTTTAGGAGCAAGCGTTCTTCGGCTGTATTTACCGTTGGCTATATTTATAGATTCCGAGCTTATACTCGGCTTTCCTccaaagtatttttttgcactTGGTCTGGTTTTATGGATGTTGTTTCAGGTTTTGGTCCTGCTTGTTCAAGACACATTGGGACCGAGATTCTTTCTCCCTAAAAAG TTCTTTCTTTCAAGCCCAGTTTATGACTATCATCCTGTTATTCAACAAGATGATTTGGAGGCCTTTATGAGAGATGCAAATGTTTGTCCAATTTGCATGCAACCTATCGAGCTTGTCTCCACTGGATCTACTTTAAATCCTGCCTCTATGATGGTAAGACGAAATTACATGCTTACACCTTGTCACCATCTCTACCATCGGCAATGCTTACTACAGTGGATGGAAACTAGAAGTATTTGTCCCGTGTGCCGCTGCCATCTTCCCGCCGTTTAA
- the frp2 gene encoding ferric-chelate reductase Frp2: MILARDDKWTLGSIALIFVLLIGFALLFLLERFRVKEKSRTFKDCVNVYQCPSKGERVYLALRHWFIFLATHKAQMTLILSPLVMLVTIPFTGKETKNSIASYDWNLTGVAARLGYLSCGLFFVSYFFSLKNNPFCLMLFSSHEKMNYLHRWLSVYAVLISVLHGILFMIFSAQSYKPLLYDKISIYGYFITVVLFLMTVASLPSVRRKFFEWFFVLHHTCSVLIIFLIWLHHPRTIVYMKACIIIYAFDRGCRLFRSIWNRSNFRIYLLNEDMIYMVGRKPKRSFFALPWAAGSHVYINIPSLSYWQVHPFTLASAPFDDFIELFVAVHSGFTERLANRLYSMPHEYPNFSLAPGTPESLSNTYRELNSFKSYAVEIENTAQGHTYEPEDLYLETTVFMDGPYGTTSNVFKEYSYVLLIAGGVGFSYTLPILRDLILKECNVTSITFIWSCRSLSLLKVASKSLNSLLHQSNVRLKIINHFTGSISCKESSEFSNQTTENSEMEFFDDRPDLDMYIQKFFDYVGYQTAALAACGSQSFLKRIKNSVNKSISSTTDIYQHYEEL, encoded by the coding sequence ATGATTTTAGCTAGAGATGACAAATGGACTTTAGGCTCGATTGCCCTGATTTTCGTGCTGCTTATAGGGTTTGCATTGCTCTTCCTTCTGGAGCGTTTTCGAGTCAAAGAAAAGTCTCGGACCTTTAAAGACTGTGTAAACGTTTATCAATGTCCGAGTAAGGGAGAAAGAGTTTATCTGGCGCTGAGACACTggtttatatttttggcTACTCACAAAGCACAAATGACATTAATATTATCTCCATTGGTAATGTTGGTTACCATTCCTTTCACTGGTaaggaaacaaaaaatagtatTGCATCCTATGATTGGAACTTAACCGGTGTTGCTGCACGACTGGGTTATCTCTCTTGTGgtcttttctttgtttcCTACTTTTtcagtttaaaaaataatcctTTTTGCCTGATGTTGTTTTCATCGcatgaaaaaatgaactATCTTCATCGCTGGCTGTCTGTATATGCCGTTCTCATCAGTGTACTGCATGGAATACTCTTTATGATATTTTCAGCTCAAAGCTATAAACCACTTCTGTATGATAAAATATCGATCTACGGATACTTCATTACGGTAGTGTTGTTTCTAATGACCGTGGCCAGTCTTCCTTCTGTGCgtaggaaattttttgagtgGTTTTTCGTCCTGCATCACACTTGTAGCGTTTTGATAATCTTTCTCATATGGCTGCATCACCCCAGAACCATTGTTTATATGAAAGCTTGTATCATTATATACGCATTCGACAGAGGATGCAGACTATTTAGAAGCATTTGGAATCGCTCAAATTTTCGCATTTACCTATTGAATGAAGACATGATATATATGGTGGGTCGTAAACCGAAAAGATCGTTTTTTGCATTGCCATGGGCTGCTGGAAGTCATGTTTACATAAACATTCCCTCCCTCAGTTATTGGCAAGTCCATCCCTTTACCTTAGCAAGCGCTCCTTTTGACGATTTTATTGAACTTTTTGTCGCCGTCCACTCAGGATTTACTGAAAGGCTGGCTAACCGCTTATACTCTATGCCCCATGAATATCCTAACTTTTCGCTCGCACCAGGGACTCCCGAGTCTTTGTCGAATACGTATCGTGAATTGAATAGTTTCAAATCTTACGCCGTTGAGATTGAAAATACCGCACAAGGACACACGTATGAGCCTGAAGACTTATACCTAGAAACGACTGTTTTTATGGATGGCCCCTATGGCACTACGTCCAATGTATTCAAAGAGTACTCTTATGTTCTGCTTATTGCGGGGGGCGTAGGGTTTTCATATACTTTGCCAATTCTTCGcgatttaattttaaaagaatgtaATGTTACTAGCATCACATTTATCTGGAGTTGTCGATCGCTTTCCCTATTAAAAGTTGCTTCGAAATCTCTAAACTCGCTTTTACATCAGAGCAATGTTCGcctaaaaattataaaccATTTTACCGGCAGCATCTCATGTAAAGAGTCTTCTGAATTTTCGAACCAAACAACCGAAAATTCTGAAatggaattttttgatgacAGGCCTGATCTAGACATGtacattcaaaaattttttgattatgTCGGATATCAAACAGCTGCATTAGCAGCGTGTGGTTCCCAgagttttttgaaacgCATCAAAAACTCcgtaaacaaaagtataTCATCTACGACTGATATTTACCAGCACTATGAAGAGCTCTAA